Sequence from the Pseudomonas sp. 7SR1 genome:
ATCACGATGGCCGAGATATTGGCACGCTCGAGCGCGTCGCGCATAGCCAGGGCGTTCATCACAGTGGCCAGCATGCCCATGTGGTCGCCCGTGACCCGATCCATGCCGGCCGCGCTCAGCGCCGCGCCGCGGAACAGGTTGCCGCCGCCGATGACCAGGCCGACCTGGACACCGATGCCGACCAACTGGCCAACTTCCAGGGCCATGCGATCCAGGACCTTCGGATCGATCCCGAACTCTTCCGAGCCCATCAGGGCCTCGCCGCTAAGCTTGAGTAGAATGCGTTTATAGCGAGCCTGATAACCACTGCCCTGCTGAGCCATTGCGAATCTCTCCTGCGGCGTATTTTCAAAAATTCTTCAAGCTGTTTACAGCCTGCGTTCACTCTAGCTTGACGCTGACACAGCGCCATCGGAACACGGCTTTGTAAGCCAGTTCCGACAGGAAACCAATAATAATCGGCCTCCGATCCAAAAAGAGGCTGCGCGCGTGAGCGGGCAGCCTCTTCTGGGCGACAGTTGTAAAACCGTCTTATTGCTTGCTGGCAGCAGCTACCTGAGCGGCAACTTCTTCTGCGAAGTTGTCGACCGGTTTCTCGATGCCTTCACCTACTTTGAAGTAGGTGAACGAAACGATTTCAGCACCGGCTTTCTTCGCCAGGTCGCCGACCTTGATTTCCGGGTTCTTGACGAAGGCCTGCTCAACCAGGCTGGCTTCGGCCAGGAACTTGGAGATACGGCCGCTGACCATTTTCTCTGCGATTTCAGCAGGCTTGCCTTTCAGCTTCTCTTCGTTCAGCTGCAGGAAAACACCCTTCTCGCGCTCGATCGCTTCAGCGGAAACGTCCGAAGGCAGCAGGAACTCAGGGTTGGTAGCAGCCACGTGCATGGCGATGTCTTTGGCCAGCTCGGTGTCGCCGCCCTTCAGGACAACCGCAACACCGATCTTGTTGCCGTGCAGGTAGGTACCGACCACATCACCTTCAACGCGAACCAGGCGACGGATGTTGACGTTTTCGCCGGTCTTGCCAACCAGGACCAGGCGCGCTTCTTCCTGGGCTTCGATCAGCGGAGCTGCGTCGGTCAGTTTGTCAGCGAAGGCTTTTTCGACGCTGGCAGCGACGAAGGCCTTGAAGTCAT
This genomic interval carries:
- the tsf gene encoding translation elongation factor Ts, with amino-acid sequence MAEITAALVKELRERTGEGMMDCKKALTKAGGDIEKAIDDMRASGAIKAAKKAGNVAAEGAIAIKDDGKAAVLLEVNSQTDFLALQDDFKAFVAASVEKAFADKLTDAAPLIEAQEEARLVLVGKTGENVNIRRLVRVEGDVVGTYLHGNKIGVAVVLKGGDTELAKDIAMHVAATNPEFLLPSDVSAEAIEREKGVFLQLNEEKLKGKPAEIAEKMVSGRISKFLAEASLVEQAFVKNPEIKVGDLAKKAGAEIVSFTYFKVGEGIEKPVDNFAEEVAAQVAAASKQ